The following proteins come from a genomic window of Salvia hispanica cultivar TCC Black 2014 chromosome 4, UniMelb_Shisp_WGS_1.0, whole genome shotgun sequence:
- the LOC125220707 gene encoding probable calcium-binding protein CML44 — protein sequence MSPISSLDLDIIFENLDKNNNGRITIAELQNLLHGIGIQTTSGELEKLVGRSNLDYVDFLFFYEVIADPREADDEEDLRKAFEVFDIDGDGFISCEELKMVLTKMGLWEKKSGEDCRDMIHVYDKNLDGLLDFDEFKDMMMMNYNA from the coding sequence ATGTCACCAATAAGCAGTCTCGATCTCGACATAATCTTCGAGAACTTGGACAAGAACAACAACGGTCGAATCACCATCGCCGAACTGCAGAATCTTCTCCACGGGATCGGGATCCAGACAACCTCGGGGGAGCTCGAGAAGCTCGTGGGCCGAAGCAATCTCGACTACGTCGATTTCTTGTTCTTCTACGAAGTGATCGCGGATCCCAGAGAGGCAGACGATGAGGAGGATCTGCGGAAGGCCTTTGAGGTTTTCGACATCGATGGGGACGGGTTTATATCTTGCGAGGAGCTGAAGATGGTGCTGACGAAGATGGGGCTGTGGGAGAAGAAGAGTGGGGAGGATTGTAGAGATATGATCCATGTGTACGACAAGAATCTTGATGGACTTCTTGATTTTGACGAGTTTAAGgatatgatgatgatgaattacaatgcataa